CTAGCTTTTGGTTAGTGGACAGTTTTACCTCAGATATGGTGGAGTTCATGCACGTGCAGCAACCAAAATAGTATAGTGCTCGTAAAGAAATAAACAAGTGTAAACAACTGTAACGGTTTGAGATGGAAAAcctgtcttttttatttttagtttgtttaaatatgttttttgcaACAAAACTATATGTTGCAATTGGGGAATTGGAAGGTCTTTTGTTTCTTCAGTCTCATTTGCCATAACAGCTTTCACACTTTtccgtatttttttttaactggtttgCATTGCAAGTGCTTCCTTGCTCTAATGTTTCCTCAGCCTGGGCTTCAATgaacactttagcatctgtttttgtatttgatgtCATGGGTTAACTTGGAGTTCCAACAGAGATGCTCTCAGGTGCATTGGCTTATTTCCTGTTCGCTTTTTGTCCGTTTTTGTTTCACATTGCTTTTTAAATTGTGCTAAAGTAACAACTTTACTAGTAGCAGAATAGTATTCTTCGCTATTAGTTTGCCACGCCTATTTCTTTGATCTAACCAAAGATGGAGTTTTTTACTTTTCCAAGTGATAAACAAGTGCAAAGACAACAAGAGCGAGCGACCGGTTGATCGGAACAAGCCGGTGGAGGGGGAAACAAGTCATAACATGAACCTAGTTGTTGCTAGGCCTATCAGTTGCTTAAGTTTTTCCAGAAACTTCTTAATATAGCCTAGATGTTTCTATCTAGTGTTAGCAGTTGTTTATTCACTCGAATTTGAGCTACTGCTAATTGTAGGGGGTAAATACTAACcagtaaattatatgttttattcacTTTACCCATTATTCTCTCAGACTCAGGAAAATAAAAGTTACCTTCAAGTTACCATTGAATTACCCTTCATACCTACctacttttttaaggtttataattAATCATCAAagaaaataagattatttttaatcttttcctAATGTTTTTGCCTGTGAACTTTATTTATATTCTCTTGTAAATGTCATTTATTGCTTATGAGGTAGATGGATGCATACTAAACTTGGATCATTTTGGAAGGCATTGCATTTACTCACAGACTTCTGTATTATTCATAGTTATGCTTGCCTTATCCAATACACTATTTATATGGACCACCATATTGGTGGTATGACACCATATTGTTGTGTCAACATCATTCTTACTAATaggtattgtttattatttccacCCTGCTTCCTCTATCCGATTCATGTTGGTGGAAGtgcaaataaaaaatctaaaacaacccACTCCATATATGATAAAGCAAACTGAACTGAACAGCAGAAAGGTATTGAtcatgaaattttgaaattaggttgttttataatgtataaattctgaaataaatggctatattattttcttttgtcTATAATGTAAGCTTTTCACTTTTCCTTGATGCGAAAGATCGATAAAATTCATGtgcaatattgtatttttagtcTGTGAAAAGTAGAATACTTCTGATTAtgacaaaatttatgtaatatagtatgttacattattaactaaatgcatatatttcttttgtctgAATTGTAATCTTTTCTCTTTTTCTCTATGTGAAAGATAAAAACTTCATGTTTTTCTTTCTATCATTATTTGTAGGCTGTGAGAAAAACTAGAGCTAAGGAAAGgacaaaaagagaaaaaataccAGCTGATATAATCAATTTAGTTAAGGAGAACTACTTCCTTGCTGGACAAATTAAAGTCAATCTGAAAAATCTTaatgactaccttcaaaatgcaggtGATTTTAAGAAGTAGAGCATCTACCAAATcttaattatagtaattatagtattaattatagaggttaaatactcaaaatattattataaaataaaatttgacatatgtcaataaaaaattaatatgcaaAATCAATCATATTCGCTAGGCAAGTACAATGTTGTAATCACTGCCATATCTCAGTAAGGTATCTGTCAAGGATTTGAATTTGGTGGAGGTCAACCCCATAGACCTCTCTCTTAAATACAACATTGCCATTATGTCCCCTATTTGACCACAAATAATGGTGATTgacataaataacagtaattatgtaacttatataaccatttatacacaaattacataagaattttattattattatattttataattattgccaGTATCCTACAATTTATCTACCAATTTTTGGTTTAGCGTCTGTTGACTAAGATGGCTCTtcaatatttcaagaagttaattgtgtaagcaatgttttcaTGAGGTGTGATTTGGaagactttgatgttagttatTTCCACaacatcaatataaataatatacaaagatTAGTATGTTTCTCTATGTTGTTTGATTAAAAAACAGCTCAAAACTCAATAACTGCAGTATATAAAGCACAATGTATGAAGTGATGTGAGTTAATTCTGGAGAAGAATACATAAGATCACAATTGTAGTACATTAATAGTGTTCTATggcaaagttatttttatttaaatggcaaagaaaataattacaaataataacataataattacaatattgtgtgtaatcaattttttctatgtaaaatgatTGCCTTAATGATGATAATGATTGATAAGGCTCTGTTACATAACTCAACACTGACTGATTTAGACTGTTGTTCTCTCAATACTCTTAATATCACACTTATAGGAAAATGTGTGTACTAATTCTTTGTACAAAgtgaataaaagattaaaatgtagagagagagagagagagagagttttgGGGCAAATGATTATGAGGCTCTCAAATTGATATAATAGTTTTAGAAGTTCAATGAGTTTAAGGTTTACTTACAAACATCAGtaatgatgtaataaaaaaataaataaaaaataaaaaagtttaaaaagtgttaaaaaggtttattattatatacatatcaGTAATGATTATTGAACACATGCAAGTCTTAGCTAGAGACCCGAGGTGCTATTTTCCTCTGACAGACAATGTGAAGAAGTGGATTAATTGTCTATTTCAATGGGAATCATAGACTTCACAgcattttttgtgtgttatttttctttaaataatagtttttaggtTTAGAAACAGGATAACAGGATTGTATAATTTACCTAATCATTTGATAAATTAAGGATATTAggcctaattattattttatttatcaagaaGATAACTATCTTGTGATACTAATGAAAATGTGTGCCTATGGTAAGAAAACTCTAGCATTTTTCTGGATTCAAGCGAGAAAAGAATATCCAGGTTATTTTGATTTAGGAAGTTTTTATTGTGTTCAGGAACACGATTACATGATAATATACTTACGTGCTAATAAACATACTTACATGTGAATAAACGTTCTCGACATTATTgctttagaaaaacaaatacagaaatcaCTTCACTTGCTGTGGAAAATGATTTGAgtaaaattttcctaatttaatCTCTACATACTTCTAATCCAGACtgcactatttttttattttgaatctgttagataaacattaaaaaaaatagaagttttattattataaagtgctaCCATTGCATTAGTGTTTAAGGAGTGAAGAAATAGAaccattttgtactttttcaaaGTATGTACTACTATGCAATATGCGTATATAGTTTTGTTCTTAAAGCATTaagcaatatttttacatatttttcatataacatttttaattatgataaaaattaaaattgtctagttatgtattaattatagacatatttcttaaataacattCTCAtaattgtatgataaaatgtaagaACATAAACGTGTCTGTAATATAACATTCTTCGCAGGGATTACTAGAGATGGAAACTTAACCCATGCAGAAATATAAACTTAACCTTCTATGATCCACAATACAATAATGTTAATTGGGCAAGAAAATATCCTTGTCATCGTGACTGAGTGGATCTATTGTGACTTAAGCCTGATATCTAGACAACCCAGGCTATCCCTGATATCTAGACAACCCAGGCTATCTCTGATATCTAGACAACCCAGGCTATCTCTTGATAAACATTAAGATGTTTCTATAAGCTAAAAGCCCTATTTCAGCAGGCTTACGAAAAAGCCCTGTAAAAGTGTTCCACCAGAGAAAATTGCTTGAATCACAGATTATGTCCATAGCAGTCTCCTTGGACTCCTTGCAGAAGCAATACATATCTGACTCAGAGATACTGACTCAAGATCTTAAAAATGTGGTAGTTAAGTGGACAATTTCCAGTCAATGCTGCAATACCTTACTTTGACATTTCCCAATGCATCAATCCACCACCCAACTCTTCCATTTTTGACTACTCCATCATAgtctcttttttaatatatatcttttaactttttgtaataaatatccgCTCTATAACAACCTCTATATCCAAACCTCTTAATACCTTTAGATGTTGCAGTACAAGTATTTGTTATATGCAGAAATTACAGAGGGAGTTTAAAGTGTATTCACATATACAACAGAATTTAAATCGACTACAAACAAACTCTCATATTATGACCAATAATTTATGCTACAGTTAAGGTGATGACACAAAATAATTTGAACTGTAAGGTTTTTAACGtgtaaattgtaaagtttaattagtggaattaaaattatataaagtacagggtatttaaaattaagtattagaaATTTTCTAAGAATGTAAAACTTCTTTGCAAGCAACTGGTCTTCTCATCTTAGGTATACAGTAATGgtatccaaaataatatttccttGCATGTAATCAAACATATTAAATGTCATGTCTACATGAGACAATTTATTCAGTATTGATGAGTTACCAATATGCAAAATTACCTTTTCAATTCACCAGTTTTATGTCAGTCATCCAAACTAACCTGTAATCTCTTGTCATATAGGTCTATTTAGTTTctaattttttactgtttcagATATGGAATGCTTAAGACAAAGTGAAGAATTTGATATCGACAAATTATTACGTGATTCGGATTCAATCTTGGTCAAATATAAACCCTCTTCAGCCTAGacactatataaaaacaatatcaagCCAGTTTAATTCTGAGATGACTGGAGGAGTGTACAgctaaagattttatttcactgATCACTGAACTTGCTCTTTTATTTCTGtgctttaaataaatatcaatcaagaagaatcaagaatctttatttccaaagtacattacaataataatttgttcacacaaaaattacatcaaaaagtatataaaagtacaatggataggcacctctgagctattagctgagttgaggttgccatcactaattaatttaaggcagatgggcctggcagctcctctttcagagtaagatatacataattagagtaatgaataaaccataccaatatttaaaacaaagcacaaaattaagttgtatttcataatgaaattcaatacattacattaccacaacatataaaaaataaaattactacataaattcacatacacatacatagATATACATAaatccacacacatacacacatacacacatacagatacatatacatttatacacattcacacatacatacaaatacacacacataaacataaatttacaaacacatacattactgaaacatacaacacacatacaaaaacacactacaaagatacttagacacaatagataaagatgtaaccattacacactcatacaataaaacaagtcttcaacacaatatctaatttatgagtcgctctacatcaacaattgtaaaaagccaGCATTTCAAACTTCGTATGAATGTACCCAATGTTTTCAACGAGGACACATCGaaaggtaatttgttatagagcttcggagctatgaatgtataaaaacgcTTGTAGacttctaatttaggaaaaggaatagttactcggtttaaaatttgtaacctaatcgagtgaacatttacatttcccagtgtgtggccgcctcttgagaaaaatattctgagtaccctataaatgtacaaatatctaagcggaagtattccaagctgaatataaagaggaaaagaagaaTCACGCCGATTAGCCCTGACAATAACCCTAatgatcttgttttgatttataataataggtctaataatagaataataggctcctccccaacatgaaatgccatattgtaatttagagttaattatagaatagtaaatagttttcaagacagatattggacataaatactgaagaaaataaaacttcctcaatgaattgtttaaatagttttttacattcaaaatgtgtTCCCTCCAATTACACCTTTCATCCAGAATAACCCCCagatactttatttgttccaCCCTCTCAATTTTAACGCAACCCTGACATGGATTTCTCCCGAAAATTAAGCATTGCttgcatttaaaaaagatatcttgttgtatgtcttttctatttcttagagaaaaattcataaactttgTCTTTACGCTCAAGACCATCCTATTTCTAGCAAACCACGTTTTCAATTTGTCAAGGTCTTCTTGCATTACGCTATACACTATTTGACTATTTATAGTGGAATagcaaagggcagtgtcatctgcaaaacaaGTTAGGGAAACCCGATAGATTTCCATTACACAAGCtattaatatagactaaaaatAGTATTGGACCCAAAACAGACCCTTGTGGTACTCCAAATTTAATCGGGAGAGTTGAACTGACGGAGTTCAGAAATCTTACACATTGAGATCGGTTTGTTAGATAGCTTTTAAACCATTCATAAGGGATACCTCTAACTCCAGCTACCCAAAGATAGTCTAGTAAAATTTTGTGATCCACGGCATCAAATGCCttagttatatcaataaatattccactgACAAATTTACCACTGTTAATTCCTTCATAAACGTCTGAACAGAACTTTAAGAGAGCATCTTCAGTAGATTTTTTGCCcataaacccaaattgatttgcacaaaaaaacttattagaatctaaaaactgAACCAACCTGACTTTCAtaatcttttccattattttagagacaacagataaaagagaaatcggTCGATAGTTATTGAGATCTTTATTGGAACCTTTCTTGTGAAGTGGGACAACTAGTGCAGTTTTTAAAGAGATAGGAAAGATACCAGTTTCGAAACTAAGGTTAATTAGAAATGCCAACACAGGAGACAAGATATGAcccatttttttcattacatgcgCTGAAATACCATCAATACCAGGAGACTTGTTAGACTTTAAACTGTTGATAACAGCTAGAACTTCTTCAGAACTAGTAGGATagcaaaaaaatgaattatccgAAAACTTAGCAGGAAAACATTGGGTGTACATATGATAATCAAAGCCATCAAAACAGTCAGATTCGTTCATTAGGTTTTCAACTGCATTAACAAAAATAAGATTGAACTCATTAGCGACAGCTTGACAGTCTGAGATAAGTTCTTCAGGCCTGGATAGAGAATAAACACCTGGAATGTGATGTTTTCTCTTTTGCGAACCAAGCATGTTATTAATTGTTTCCCATTGCTTCctgaaatcatatttattttcctcaaaaatattctggtaataatgtattttttgttcatcaatatcttttttcaactttttcctataattttgaaaaaaacgttgaaattttggattattcaatcttttttttgattttttatacagtaagttACTAAACCACTGACACGCTTGCAAAGATCAATAGTCATCCAAGGCTTTAACAACTTATATTTAGAGGTGATTTTGACTTTATACATTGAATAGTCCACAGCCCGTCTCAATACATCAGCAAACAATGAAAACGATACATTGGCATCGTTTTCTTCACAAATAACTGACCAGTTGTACGTGCTAAGAAAACTTTCCATTTTgacaaaatctgttttatttttaaattcaggagACAAAGTATCCTTCTCTTTTgacaaatttggaaataaaatattacaaactactgCATCATGGTCTTGCctaaaagaagttaaaacatcagattcaaagctacatttatctctagttctaaaaaatatatgatctaAACAGCTATTTCCTCTAGTGGGTGAGTCAATCAGTTGATCAAGGCCATTACTTGACATAATCGCTAAATACTCGTCGACGAGCAGTGACCGCTTAAGCAAGCATAAGTTCATATCCCCGGTAACAACTAAATTCCGATCTTTGGATTCAgacaataagatatttaattcatCCAAGAAAGATGCAGTAGAATGTGAATGCAGCCTATAAACCGCCACGATCGCAACAGAAAGCCCAACAGACTCAATGTCAACAGTGACCTTGAGAGCGTCAGCTGATTGCATAGTAGCGCCTGATCGTCTGGCTTCATATCGATCACTCACATAAACAATCACTCCACCTGATCTGTAGctatcattacagtttgaatactggttatacccactaattaaatacaaacttatttcacattcGTGTATCCAAACTTCTGTTAGTACAATTACATCTGGCAAAGAAGGCAaagtattaagataaattaaaaaagaatcaaagtTTTCTCTTAGACTAGATATATtctgatgaaatataaaaaaatctagttttgtcTCAAACAATATTGATTGTTAGTGTTTACGACTTTTTACCAGTATATTAAAAGTGtaagtaaaaattacttttgaaaataattttgaataagaatttgtttatgaagtATTACTTagataaactatttacaaattttaatattctaatcaAAGATTTATTTCTGATGATTATTAAActgatttatgaaatttttaagtaaattttttattatttgaattcatTAAAACAGCATTGGAATgtggttatattaataaaaatctataaaatataggaatttatattttaaaatgcagtgtaaaatattgatatttacatatactagtttttaaagtaaacttaatttgcaataaattatattatacttttaattatattatgacaatgttttattgtaagtttataatttaactttcaattttatttgtatcgtatgtttattttataaacactatgTAATGTGCATTAAATTTGATTCCAGTTTACCAGGTTGGTTCATTAATTCAAGGGCCAGCTTTGGTGATACCTTaggtttgtttatgttttacctgtaaagaacaatgttaaacctcaatattaaggcctatattttattgttagctgtagaattataaaaaaaaattaatgacacACATTACACATAATGACTTCAGTTTTTCTAGgaaactgtatattaaatttttttaataatcaaataatgccgtataattgtttttaattcctTCAGTATAAtctataacacaataaaaaaataaaaaaagtgtttgaaagTGTATTAATACCATTAGAGTAGACCTCTCCTACAATCCAATCGCCAAAAGTAAGAATGTGAAACTCTCAGGTGGCTCTTAGAATGTTACAGAGTGTCAAGTGAAAGAtctcataaacaaatattttaagaaatggtaTATTCCCAAACCTGTAAAAATTAAGTGTAGTATGGCCATTATCAACAGTTACTTCTTTAGCTGCtgcttaaatttatttccatctGATCTACTTATGTTAAACCTCaatattaaggcctatattttattgttagctgtagaattataaaaaaaaattaatgacacACATTACACATAATGACTTCAGTTTTTCTAGgaaactgtatattaaatttttttttggatctACTATATCCATGTTCTTAGGAGAAATAGCTGTACGTaagattataaattacatatgtaATTAGTGCTAATTTCTAATGTCACAGTCgatttttaggaaaattttata
The Homalodisca vitripennis isolate AUS2020 chromosome 1, UT_GWSS_2.1, whole genome shotgun sequence DNA segment above includes these coding regions:
- the LOC124361764 gene encoding CCAAT/enhancer-binding protein gamma-like, translating into MARALSRKLKNNGKYSEQYRERRRKNNEAVRKTRAKERTKREKIPADIINLVKENYFLAGQIKVNLKNLNDYLQNADMECLRQSEEFDIDKLLRDSDSILVKYKPSSA